The following coding sequences lie in one Rhizobium rhododendri genomic window:
- a CDS encoding DUF1223 domain-containing protein: MSVRFLISLLAGVALTGAAHAQDLGKLKGVVELFTSQGCASCPPADAALKQLIEQGNVVALAYHVDYWNYLGWNDTMSSKDNTARQYAYARTLGRSSVYTPQAVLNGRDHLNGADLGAINVKLDDLSRAGQGLTVPVSAAMKGDELEIDIAAGMGKANVVVAYFDREQRVDVTKGENTGQQIAYMHSVSDVETVGMWEGKPMHLTLPANVMDKAGRKGLAIMLQSSTATGDPAAIIGATVMTVGADD, from the coding sequence ATGTCCGTTCGGTTCCTGATATCCCTGCTGGCCGGTGTCGCGTTGACGGGCGCGGCGCATGCGCAGGACTTGGGCAAGCTGAAGGGCGTCGTCGAGCTCTTCACCTCGCAGGGCTGCGCCTCCTGTCCGCCGGCGGACGCCGCGCTCAAGCAACTGATCGAGCAGGGCAATGTCGTGGCGCTGGCCTATCACGTCGACTACTGGAACTATCTCGGCTGGAACGACACCATGTCGTCGAAGGACAATACCGCCCGGCAATATGCCTATGCGCGGACACTCGGCCGCAGCAGCGTCTACACGCCGCAGGCCGTGCTGAATGGCCGGGATCATCTGAACGGCGCCGATCTCGGGGCTATCAACGTCAAGCTGGATGATCTTTCGCGTGCCGGACAGGGACTGACCGTTCCGGTCAGCGCCGCGATGAAGGGCGACGAACTGGAAATCGACATCGCGGCAGGCATGGGCAAGGCCAACGTGGTAGTCGCCTATTTCGACCGGGAACAGCGCGTCGACGTCACCAAGGGTGAAAATACCGGCCAGCAGATCGCCTACATGCACAGCGTTTCGGACGTCGAGACTGTGGGCATGTGGGAGGGCAAGCCGATGCACCTAACATTGCCTGCGAACGTTATGGACAAGGCCGGCCGCAAGGGGCTTGCCATCATGCTGCAGTCTTCGACGGCCACGGGAGATCCGGCAGCCATCATCGGGGCCACCGTCATGACTGTGGGTGCCGACGACTAG
- a CDS encoding DUF2794 domain-containing protein, producing the protein MTDQPDLRRGQSNSVDSNSSVVVDITQYKQSKDILPVTFHRRELDAILWIYGRMVGENEWRDYAIDHTKEKAIFSVFKRSGELPLFRIEKDPKLAAKQGAYAVINTNGMILKRGHDLRQVLKIFDKTLKLVEK; encoded by the coding sequence ATGACTGATCAGCCGGATTTGCGACGCGGCCAAAGCAACAGCGTCGATAGCAACTCTTCCGTTGTCGTCGATATTACTCAATATAAACAGAGCAAGGATATCCTGCCAGTGACGTTTCACAGGCGGGAGCTGGATGCTATACTGTGGATCTACGGTCGAATGGTGGGCGAGAACGAGTGGCGCGACTATGCCATAGACCACACCAAGGAAAAGGCGATCTTCTCGGTTTTCAAACGCTCCGGCGAGTTGCCGCTGTTTCGCATCGAGAAGGACCCGAAGCTTGCCGCCAAGCAGGGTGCCTACGCCGTCATCAACACAAACGGTATGATCTTGAAGCGCGGGCACGATCTGCGCCAGGTGCTGAAGATTTTCGACAAGACGTTGAAACTGGTCGAGAAGTAG
- a CDS encoding helix-turn-helix domain-containing protein produces the protein MAPTSEPLSDAQGRGEVAGFRFSTADNDAPFAAWRAVLATLFEATQTQQITPSGFKADLVVQHFGTFLLCRSFAGSGRFLRDHQRVCSDDLDHVVVSSVLSGGIAVGGKARRLRPGDVTVVDLSSPMRFAMVAADALHLIVPRAGLPSAVASLSPMPCRVFQGDTAMAIFLRGILESLSNASLYFSALEVNALGACFPDLLGWCLGTVPVVSAVTTRGDLGRRLRRHIEENIDRADLTASRLAREIGVSRSQLYRQFEASGGVDTYIRGRRLRRSLQALADPRRADARIADISYEMGFSDEAHFSRLFRQTFGQSPRDIRAAARAGDSSLKGLKFPPGPVPSFSDWLLMLGTG, from the coding sequence GTGGCGCCAACATCAGAACCGCTGTCCGATGCCCAAGGGCGAGGTGAGGTCGCCGGCTTTCGCTTTTCCACGGCTGATAACGATGCGCCCTTTGCCGCCTGGCGTGCAGTCCTCGCGACGTTGTTCGAAGCCACGCAGACCCAGCAAATTACCCCTAGCGGGTTCAAGGCCGATCTTGTTGTCCAGCATTTCGGGACGTTCCTGCTTTGCCGCAGCTTTGCGGGCAGCGGGCGCTTTCTTCGTGACCATCAGCGGGTCTGTTCAGACGATCTGGACCATGTCGTTGTCTCCTCGGTGTTGAGCGGAGGGATCGCTGTCGGCGGCAAGGCGAGGCGGTTGCGGCCGGGAGACGTTACGGTCGTCGATCTTTCCTCGCCGATGCGTTTTGCCATGGTGGCGGCCGACGCGCTGCATCTGATCGTTCCGCGCGCCGGTTTGCCCAGTGCCGTGGCGTCCCTTTCGCCAATGCCATGCCGCGTTTTCCAGGGCGACACCGCAATGGCTATTTTCCTGCGGGGTATCCTCGAAAGCCTCTCCAACGCCTCCCTTTATTTCAGCGCGCTTGAGGTCAATGCCCTCGGTGCCTGCTTTCCCGACCTGCTCGGCTGGTGCCTGGGGACCGTTCCCGTGGTTTCAGCGGTAACAACGAGAGGCGATCTCGGCCGGCGGCTGCGCCGTCATATCGAGGAGAATATCGACCGGGCAGACCTGACTGCCTCGCGGCTGGCGCGCGAGATCGGCGTATCCCGCAGTCAGCTCTATCGGCAGTTCGAGGCGAGCGGCGGTGTCGACACCTACATCCGTGGCCGGCGATTACGGCGCTCATTGCAGGCGCTTGCCGACCCACGACGCGCAGATGCCAGGATCGCCGACATCTCCTACGAAATGGGTTTTTCCGACGAGGCGCATTTCAGCCGGCTGTTTCGGCAGACCTTCGGGCAATCGCCGCGCGACATCAGGGCGGCGGCGCGCGCCGGCGACAGCAGTTTGAAGGGCCTGAAGTTCC